One genomic window of Diospyros lotus cultivar Yz01 chromosome 8, ASM1463336v1, whole genome shotgun sequence includes the following:
- the LOC127808992 gene encoding DNA topoisomerase 6 subunit A, which translates to MAPDKKKKRRRNDDSSDSDSEAPAARSSSLPFKKQLKSDATILSSLKSLTAKTAPSTSTSSSSKALTLADLSLAAACREVADLPLSAVQSSIESLILSLAHSILSGNGFSFSVPSRSSANQLYVPELDRIVLKDKSSLRPYASVATVRKTTITARILQLVHQLCLKSIHVTKRDLFYTDVKLFQDQTQSDAVLDDVSCILGCTRSSLNVIAAEKGVVVGRLIFSDNGDMIDCTKMGMGGKAIPPNIDRVGDMQSDAVFILLVEKDAAYMRLAEDRFYNRFPCIIVTAKGQPDVATRLFLRKMKMELKLPVLALVDSDPYGLKILSVYGCGSKNMSYDSANLTTPDIKWLGIRPSDLDKYKIPEQCRLPMTEQDIKTGKDLLEEDFVKKNPGWVEELSLMVKTKQKAEIQALSSFGFQYLSEVYLPLKLQQKDWL; encoded by the coding sequence atggCACcagacaagaagaagaagcgtCGCCGTAACGATGACTCCTCCGACTCCGATTCCGAGGCCCCCGCCGCCAGGTCGTCGTCTCTCCCATTCAAGAAACAACTCAAGTCCGACGCCACCATTCTCTCTTCCCTCAAGTCCCTGACCGCCAAAACCGCCCCCTCCACTTCAACCTCATCCTCCTCCAAAGCGCTAACCCTAGCCGACCTCTCCCTCGCCGCCGCCTGCCGCGAGGTCGCCGATCTCCCTCTCTCCGCCGTCCAGTCCTCCATCGAGTCCCTCATCCTCTCCCTCGCCCACTCCATCCTCTCCGGCAACGGCTTCTCCTTCTCCGTCCCCTCCCGCTCCTCCGCCAACCAGCTCTACGTCCCGGAGCTCGACCGTATCGTTCTCAAGGACAAATCCTCGCTCCGCCCCTACGCCTCCGTCGCCACCGTCCGGAAAACCACCATCACCGCCCGCATCCTCCAACTCGTTCACCAGCTCTGCCTCAAGAGCATCCACGTCACTAAGCGTGACCTCTTCTACACCGACGTCAAGCTCTTCCAGGACCAGACTCAATCCGACGCCGTACTCGACGATGTCTCCTGCATCCTCGGCTGCACGCGGTCCAGTCTTAACGTTATCGCCGCCGAGAAAGGCGTCGTCGTCGGCCGCCTCATTTTCAGCGACAACGGCGATATGATCGATTGCACCAAAATGGGGATGGGCGGGAAGGCAATCCCGCCCAACATTGACCGCGTCGGTGATATGCAGAGCGATGCTGTGTTCATATTGCTGGTGGAGAAAGATGCGGCCTATATGAGGCTGGCGGAGGATCGATTCTACAACCGATTTCCGTGCATAATCGTGACGGCCAAAGGGCAACCAGATGTGGCAACGAGACTGTTCTtaaggaagatgaagatggagtTGAAATTGCCAGTATTGGCGCTTGTGGACAGTGATCCTTATGGGCTAAAGATACTGTCAGTTTATGGCTGTGGATCGAAGAACATGTCCTATGACAGTGCGAATTTAACAACGCCAGATATCAAATGGTTGGGAATTAGGCCAAGTGATTTGGACAAGTACAAGATACCAGAGCAGTGCAGGTTGCCGATGACAGAGCAGGATATTAAGACCGGGAAAGACTTGTTGGAGGAGGATTTTGTGAAGAAGAATCCGGGATGGGTCGAGGAGCTGAGTTTGATGgtgaagacaaagcagaaggcGGAAATTCAGGCGCTCAGCTCGTTCGGGTTTCAGTACCTGTCAGAGGTTTACTTGCCATTGAAGCTGCAGCAGAAGGATTGGCTTTGA